The following are encoded together in the Flavobacterium sp. TR2 genome:
- a CDS encoding bifunctional UDP-N-acetylmuramoyl-tripeptide:D-alanyl-D-alanine ligase/alanine racemase — MSINLKSLVSVLNAKWIGSNEAVLIDHISIDSRSLQNGSKTLFFALAGVNNDAHLFIPDLIENGVQNFVVQHIAEGYQDKANFLVVENTLHALQGFAAYYRNLFHFPVIGVTGSNGKTIVKEWLNFLLSPDYNIIRSPKSYNSQVGVPLSVIGINEKHNLGIFEAGISTVNEMIHLEKIIKPTIGVLTNIGSAHDEGFLNLVQKIDEKLLLFKDCPIIIYQKTEIVESCLTQFAAEYMMHPRKLFSWSFTDKSATVFIEKKENKHDHTFIQYQYKNEIFNLEIPFNDSASVENAISCLLVLLHFNYDQETIQNRIQMLYPVRMRLEVKNGINNCSIIDDSYSSDFQSLKIALDFLESQKKKGASKTVILSDIFQSGFTNEELYSKVAQLISDNKINRVIGIGPTISSFAAKFPNSAMFENTADFIVSIDNFNFNNETILIKGARSFAFEEIVSLLEEKTHETILEINLDAISHNFNYYKSKLAPSVKMMVMVKAFGYGNGGLEIAKLLEHHKVDYLGVAFADEGISLKNGGIKVPIMVLNPESTSFPSMIQYGLEPEIYSLKGLNAFLKIAREKNLKDYPIHIKMDTGMHRLGFENNTIDELIATLKGNSTVRVQSILSHLATSDDPNHFDFVRQQIALFEKLSSQLMSELNINPIRHTLNTSGISNFPDAQYSMVRLGIGLYGVSNDPAEQKYLENVGTLKSIISQIRTIPAGDSVGYGRRFMADRETKIATIPIGYADGISRLWGNEVGYVTIKNQKAKIVGSVCMDMLMVNVSHIDCKEGDSVIIFGESPTVIEMAAALKTIPYEIMTSISQRVKRVFFR, encoded by the coding sequence ATGAGCATAAATTTAAAAAGCCTAGTTTCAGTTCTTAACGCCAAATGGATTGGCTCAAATGAAGCTGTTTTAATCGATCATATCTCAATTGACAGCCGTTCGCTTCAAAACGGCTCGAAAACTTTATTTTTTGCTTTGGCTGGCGTCAATAACGATGCTCATTTATTTATTCCAGATTTAATAGAAAACGGAGTTCAGAATTTTGTTGTACAGCATATTGCAGAAGGTTACCAGGATAAGGCTAATTTTTTGGTTGTCGAAAACACGCTTCATGCACTTCAAGGTTTTGCGGCATATTATAGAAATCTGTTTCATTTTCCAGTTATCGGAGTAACGGGAAGCAATGGCAAAACAATTGTGAAAGAATGGCTTAATTTCTTGCTAAGTCCTGATTATAATATTATTAGAAGCCCGAAAAGTTATAATTCGCAAGTTGGAGTTCCGCTCTCAGTAATCGGCATTAATGAAAAACACAATTTAGGAATTTTTGAAGCTGGAATTTCGACAGTTAACGAAATGATTCATCTGGAAAAAATAATTAAACCTACAATAGGCGTGCTCACCAATATCGGAAGCGCACATGATGAGGGGTTTTTGAATTTAGTGCAGAAGATTGACGAAAAATTGCTTTTGTTTAAAGATTGTCCGATTATAATCTATCAAAAAACGGAAATTGTAGAATCATGTCTGACTCAATTTGCAGCAGAATATATGATGCATCCTCGAAAGCTTTTTTCTTGGAGTTTTACAGATAAAAGCGCAACTGTTTTTATTGAAAAAAAAGAAAATAAGCACGACCATACTTTTATTCAATACCAATATAAAAACGAGATTTTCAATTTAGAAATTCCGTTTAACGATTCGGCTTCTGTTGAAAATGCTATTTCATGTCTGCTGGTTTTGCTGCATTTTAATTATGATCAGGAAACGATTCAGAATAGAATTCAGATGCTTTATCCAGTTCGAATGCGTTTGGAAGTAAAAAACGGAATTAACAATTGCAGTATTATTGACGATAGCTATAGTTCAGATTTTCAGTCGCTTAAAATTGCTTTGGATTTCTTAGAAAGCCAGAAGAAAAAAGGAGCTTCAAAAACTGTTATTTTATCAGATATTTTTCAAAGCGGGTTTACAAATGAAGAATTGTATTCTAAAGTGGCCCAATTAATTTCAGACAATAAGATAAATCGTGTAATTGGAATTGGACCAACGATATCTTCTTTCGCCGCTAAATTTCCAAATAGTGCCATGTTTGAAAATACAGCTGATTTTATTGTGTCAATCGATAATTTTAATTTCAACAATGAAACGATTCTGATAAAAGGAGCAAGATCTTTTGCATTTGAAGAAATCGTTTCGCTTTTAGAAGAAAAAACGCATGAGACCATTCTAGAGATTAATCTCGATGCCATTAGCCATAACTTCAATTATTATAAATCAAAATTGGCGCCAAGTGTCAAAATGATGGTTATGGTAAAAGCATTTGGCTACGGAAATGGCGGTTTGGAAATTGCTAAATTGCTGGAACATCATAAAGTAGATTATTTGGGTGTGGCTTTTGCCGATGAAGGAATATCGCTAAAAAACGGTGGCATAAAAGTTCCGATTATGGTTTTGAATCCAGAATCGACAAGTTTTCCATCTATGATTCAATATGGGTTGGAACCCGAAATTTACAGCTTGAAAGGACTGAATGCCTTTTTGAAAATTGCTCGCGAAAAGAACCTGAAAGATTATCCAATTCACATCAAAATGGATACAGGAATGCATCGTTTAGGTTTTGAAAACAATACAATCGATGAGCTGATTGCAACTTTAAAAGGCAACTCTACGGTTCGTGTTCAGAGCATTTTGTCTCATTTGGCAACAAGTGATGATCCTAATCATTTTGATTTTGTGAGACAGCAGATTGCATTGTTTGAAAAGCTCTCTTCACAATTAATGTCAGAATTAAATATTAACCCAATCCGACATACTTTGAATACTTCAGGAATTAGTAATTTTCCTGATGCGCAATACAGCATGGTGCGTTTGGGAATTGGATTGTATGGAGTTTCAAATGATCCTGCCGAACAGAAATATTTAGAAAATGTAGGAACTCTAAAATCCATAATTTCTCAAATCAGAACCATTCCTGCTGGCGATAGCGTAGGCTACGGACGTCGTTTTATGGCCGATAGAGAAACCAAAATTGCTACAATCCCGATTGGGTACGCAGACGGTATTTCGAGATTATGGGGAAATGAAGTGGGATATGTTACGATCAAAAATCAAAAGGCAAAAATAGTAGGCAGTGTCTGTATGGATATGCTGATGGTTAATGTAAGCCATATCGATTGCAAAGAAGGCGATTCGGTAATTATTTTTGGGGAAAGCCCAACTGTGATAGAGATGGCTGCAGCCTTAAAAACAATTCCGTATGAAATAATGACGAGCATTTCGCAGCGCGTTAAGAGAGTGTTTTTTAGATAA
- a CDS encoding SMI1/KNR4 family protein has protein sequence MNFDNYKIIPNYKTNKTDLFTADEEDILACEKTLNITFDNDYKEYVQEYGSGILGGTYVRIYLPETIVLTLEEWKNRITEYWFWDEGKEVLTKEEVLNSIRIGDTFDGDEIIFLNNQYYILPRYSEMIYKAGNTLEEAISWLCSSGILTEAFSEREFEPFDPSGLGEN, from the coding sequence ATGAATTTCGATAACTATAAAATAATCCCTAATTACAAAACCAATAAAACAGATCTTTTTACAGCTGATGAAGAAGATATATTGGCTTGCGAAAAAACATTAAACATAACTTTTGATAACGATTATAAAGAATATGTCCAAGAATATGGAAGCGGGATTCTTGGAGGAACTTACGTAAGGATCTATCTCCCTGAAACTATTGTTTTAACTCTCGAAGAATGGAAAAATCGCATTACGGAATATTGGTTTTGGGACGAAGGAAAAGAAGTTTTAACGAAAGAAGAAGTGCTTAATTCCATTCGAATTGGAGATACTTTTGATGGCGATGAAATTATTTTTCTAAACAATCAGTATTATATTCTGCCAAGATATAGCGAAATGATTTATAAAGCAGGAAATACATTGGAAGAAGCCATTTCTTGGCTGTGCTCCTCTGGAATTTTGACAGAAGCTTTTTCTGAAAGAGAATTTGAACCGTTTGATCCAAGTGGTTTGGGGGAAAATTAA
- a CDS encoding NifU family protein: MTTEELTSNVLLALDEIRPFLKSDGGDISLISIEDDKHVKVRLEGACISCSVNQMTLKAGVETTIKKYAPQIETVVNVM; the protein is encoded by the coding sequence ATGACAACAGAAGAGTTAACAAGTAATGTTCTATTGGCCTTAGATGAGATAAGACCATTCTTAAAATCTGACGGTGGAGATATTTCATTAATCTCTATTGAAGACGACAAACACGTAAAAGTTCGTTTGGAAGGAGCTTGCATTAGCTGCAGTGTTAATCAAATGACATTAAAAGCAGGTGTTGAAACAACAATAAAAAAATATGCGCCACAGATCGAAACCGTGGTAAATGTAATGTAA
- a CDS encoding aspartate-semialdehyde dehydrogenase → MRIAVVGATGMVGEVMLKVLAERNFPVTELIPVASERSVGKEIEYKGTKYKVVGLQTAVDMKADIAVFSAGGDTSLEWAPKFAAAGTTVIDNSSAWRMDPTKKLVVPEINADVLTKEDKIIANPNCSTIQMVLALSPLHKKYNIKRIIVSTYQSITGTGVKAVKQLENEYAGVQGDMAYKYPIHRNAIPHCDSFEENGYTKEEMKLVRETQKILGDNTIRVTATAVRVPVVGGHSEAVNVEFTNDFDVNEVREILHHTDGVVVQDNLDTFTYPMPLYAEGKNEVFVGRIRRDESQPNTLNMWIVADNLRKGAATNTIQIAEYLIKAGLV, encoded by the coding sequence ATGAGAATTGCAGTTGTAGGCGCTACTGGAATGGTAGGCGAAGTAATGCTTAAAGTATTAGCAGAAAGAAATTTTCCTGTTACAGAATTAATTCCTGTTGCATCAGAAAGATCAGTAGGGAAAGAAATCGAATACAAAGGAACCAAATATAAAGTAGTAGGATTACAGACAGCTGTTGATATGAAAGCTGATATCGCTGTTTTCTCTGCTGGAGGAGATACTTCATTAGAATGGGCTCCAAAATTTGCTGCTGCTGGAACAACTGTTATCGACAACTCTTCTGCATGGAGAATGGATCCTACTAAAAAATTGGTAGTTCCAGAAATCAATGCTGATGTTTTGACTAAAGAAGATAAAATTATTGCAAACCCAAACTGTTCTACTATCCAGATGGTTTTGGCTCTGTCTCCTTTGCACAAAAAATACAACATTAAAAGAATTATTGTTTCTACGTACCAATCTATCACAGGAACTGGTGTAAAAGCAGTAAAACAATTAGAAAACGAGTACGCTGGAGTTCAAGGCGATATGGCTTACAAATATCCAATCCATAGAAATGCAATTCCACACTGCGACAGTTTTGAAGAAAACGGGTACACTAAAGAAGAAATGAAATTAGTTCGCGAAACGCAAAAAATCTTAGGTGACAATACCATCAGAGTTACGGCAACTGCTGTTCGTGTGCCAGTTGTAGGTGGGCACAGTGAAGCTGTAAACGTTGAGTTTACAAATGATTTTGATGTAAACGAAGTTCGCGAAATTTTGCACCATACAGATGGAGTAGTGGTTCAAGATAATTTAGATACATTTACGTACCCAATGCCGTTATACGCTGAAGGTAAAAATGAAGTATTTGTTGGAAGAATCCGTCGTGACGAAAGCCAGCCAAATACTTTAAATATGTGGATTGTTGCTGATAACTTAAGAAAAGGAGCTGCAACAAACACCATCCAAATCGCTGAATACTTAATTAAAGCCGGTTTGGTATAA
- a CDS encoding porin family protein yields MRIIFSCLFLLTFFNSFAQEDVKPEIKPVIKIDSLYREDQFYFSVTYNMFTDIPVDFKQNKFSLGLSGGFLRDMPVNKSRTVAIAAGLGLSYQNYYQNLTISNDGSGSIIYGVNDYGQFVSNRYRQYSVDLPIEFRWRNSTYESTKFWRIYGGVKLSYVFSNASTLDDGEKTYKIKNNPSINKFQYGPYLAAGYNTWNLYVYYGLSPLFKSATTVNGEKINMKTLNAGLIFYIL; encoded by the coding sequence ATGCGAATTATTTTTAGCTGTTTATTTTTACTCACCTTCTTTAACTCTTTTGCACAAGAAGATGTTAAGCCTGAGATAAAACCAGTTATAAAAATTGATTCTCTATATCGAGAAGATCAGTTTTATTTTTCGGTTACCTATAATATGTTTACCGATATTCCTGTTGATTTTAAACAGAATAAATTTTCTTTAGGACTTTCTGGAGGTTTCTTGCGCGATATGCCAGTCAATAAATCCAGAACTGTTGCTATTGCTGCAGGTCTAGGCTTAAGCTATCAAAACTATTACCAGAATCTTACTATTTCTAATGACGGATCAGGATCGATAATATACGGAGTTAACGATTATGGTCAGTTTGTTTCCAATCGTTACCGACAGTATTCTGTAGACCTTCCAATCGAATTCAGATGGCGTAATTCGACTTATGAAAGCACTAAATTTTGGCGCATTTATGGTGGTGTAAAGTTGAGCTATGTTTTTTCGAATGCATCGACTCTTGATGATGGTGAAAAAACATATAAAATCAAGAATAATCCAAGTATTAACAAATTTCAGTACGGGCCATATCTTGCAGCAGGATACAACACATGGAACCTTTACGTGTATTATGGTTTAAGCCCTTTGTTTAAATCGGCAACAACTGTAAATGGAGAAAAAATCAATATGAAAACCTTAAATGCTGGATTGATCTTTTATATTTTATAG
- the mscL gene encoding large conductance mechanosensitive channel protein MscL produces the protein MGFFSEFKEFAMKGNVVDLAVGVIIGAAFGKIVSSFIEDVITPLLLKPALDAAHLSTIEQLTAFGGVKYGVFISAVINFVIVAFVLFLIIKGMNHAKKKDVAPPPPAGPTQEELLTQIRDLLKNK, from the coding sequence ATGGGATTTTTTTCAGAATTTAAGGAATTTGCAATGAAAGGCAACGTAGTCGATTTGGCTGTCGGTGTGATCATTGGAGCTGCTTTTGGTAAAATTGTAAGCTCATTTATTGAAGATGTAATTACGCCATTATTGTTGAAACCAGCTTTAGATGCTGCGCATTTATCGACTATTGAGCAATTAACAGCTTTTGGAGGTGTAAAGTATGGTGTCTTTATATCGGCAGTAATTAACTTCGTAATTGTGGCTTTTGTTTTATTCTTGATAATTAAGGGAATGAACCATGCTAAAAAGAAAGATGTTGCGCCACCACCTCCAGCTGGACCAACTCAAGAAGAATTATTGACACAGATTAGAGATTTATTGAAAAATAAATAA
- a CDS encoding 2Fe-2S iron-sulfur cluster-binding protein has protein sequence MDVLIKIKDREGVIHELQAPTDMAMNIMELCKAYELPVEGTCGGMAMCASCQCYVLNDVALPEMGDDEEAMLSEAFYVKSNSRLGCQIPITEDLEGLELELAPEY, from the coding sequence ATGGATGTATTAATTAAAATTAAAGATCGCGAAGGAGTTATACATGAATTGCAAGCTCCAACCGATATGGCAATGAATATAATGGAGTTATGCAAAGCATACGAACTTCCTGTTGAAGGAACCTGCGGAGGAATGGCCATGTGCGCTTCTTGCCAGTGTTATGTTCTAAATGATGTTGCATTACCAGAAATGGGTGACGATGAGGAAGCCATGCTTTCAGAAGCATTTTATGTTAAGTCTAATAGCCGTTTAGGCTGCCAGATTCCAATTACTGAAGACTTAGAAGGTTTAGAACTGGAATTAGCTCCTGAATACTAA
- a CDS encoding Mrp/NBP35 family ATP-binding protein, which produces MKLDRKEILKALETITIAGEGKNMVESGAVTNVITFGDEAVVDLVLHTPAMHIKKRAEDDIRKTIHDLISPDAKVKVNIKVETPEKPEIKGRAIPGIKNIIAVASGKGGVGKSTVTANLAVTLAKMGFKVGVLDADIYGPSMPIMFDVENEKPVSVTVDGKSKMKPIESYEIKMLSIGFFTAPSQAVIWRGPMAAKALNQMIFDADWGELDFMLLDLPPGTGDIHLSIMQSLPITGAVVVSTPQAVALADAKKGVAMFMQDNINVPVLGIIENMAYFTPEELPENKYYIFGQEGAKNLAEDLGVPFLGEVPIVQSIREAGDYGRPAALQTASPIEKVFEGITRNVVQETVNRNESLPATEAIKITTMAGCSAVKKN; this is translated from the coding sequence ATGAAACTAGATAGAAAAGAAATTCTAAAAGCTTTAGAGACCATCACTATTGCTGGAGAAGGAAAAAATATGGTTGAAAGCGGTGCTGTAACCAATGTGATTACATTTGGAGACGAAGCTGTTGTGGACCTTGTATTGCATACGCCTGCTATGCACATCAAAAAAAGAGCAGAAGACGATATTAGAAAAACAATTCACGATTTAATATCTCCTGATGCAAAAGTAAAAGTAAACATTAAAGTAGAAACTCCAGAGAAGCCAGAAATTAAAGGCCGTGCTATTCCTGGAATCAAAAATATTATTGCAGTTGCTTCTGGTAAAGGAGGAGTAGGAAAATCTACTGTAACCGCAAACTTAGCTGTTACACTGGCAAAAATGGGCTTTAAAGTTGGAGTTTTGGATGCTGATATTTACGGTCCTTCAATGCCAATTATGTTTGATGTTGAGAACGAAAAACCAGTTTCTGTAACAGTAGACGGAAAGTCAAAAATGAAACCAATTGAAAGCTACGAAATCAAAATGCTTTCTATCGGATTTTTTACAGCGCCAAGCCAAGCTGTAATCTGGAGAGGGCCAATGGCGGCAAAAGCATTAAACCAAATGATTTTTGATGCCGATTGGGGAGAATTAGATTTCATGCTTCTTGATTTGCCTCCTGGAACGGGAGATATCCACCTTTCTATCATGCAATCGCTTCCAATTACTGGAGCTGTTGTAGTAAGTACTCCACAAGCAGTGGCACTTGCCGACGCTAAAAAAGGGGTGGCAATGTTTATGCAAGATAACATCAATGTTCCTGTTTTAGGAATTATTGAAAACATGGCTTACTTTACACCAGAAGAATTGCCAGAAAACAAATATTACATCTTTGGACAGGAAGGCGCTAAAAACCTTGCTGAAGATTTAGGTGTTCCGTTTTTAGGAGAAGTTCCTATTGTACAATCTATTCGCGAAGCAGGAGATTATGGCCGCCCAGCAGCATTGCAGACCGCTTCTCCAATAGAAAAAGTCTTTGAAGGAATTACTAGAAATGTTGTACAAGAAACAGTAAACAGAAACGAAAGTCTGCCTGCAACTGAAGCTATCAAAATTACAACAATGGCAGGCTGCTCTGCAGTAAAGAAAAATTAG
- a CDS encoding murein L,D-transpeptidase, which produces MRNFTFSLIIVTVSFFAFSFNSFSDNAKSKADVTNRKAVAVITLDAASINAFFKKYPKLKKYQKDVEGIYKAKDYKSIWYDDKSITEFGSLLYQKVNVLKDQGIESKMPYKEDIDEAFNESAANKPSQLDTELLLTSMYVFYASNVYSGVDPATLKKIGWYLPAKSISYAHILDSLMVDSDRLDKDDNLLFSQYYRLKDALKKYRKIETDNLWQKITIDSATFKDLRPDDTAIAIKQIRNRLFVVGDLKRDSGSDIYDEELMAGVLNYKKRYNLKINYAITRDHINQMNEPIGKRIRTIMLNMERCRWIPTKLAKADEYIMVNIPSFRLFYVKDGKYDLVSDIFVGNRLSETVIFSGNMDRIVFSPYWYVPTSIIQNELKLQIANDKNYLAEHNMEWNGGKVRQKPGPKNSLGLVKFMFPNPNDIYMHDTPAKSLFEFEKRTFSHGCINVKEAKQLALHILKDDPDWPVDKIESAMSGEKETTCMLKRKIPVYIGYFTCWVQDNGEVNFFPDVYDRDQSLDKLIYNDAVTMKD; this is translated from the coding sequence ATGCGAAATTTTACTTTTTCTTTAATTATTGTTACAGTCAGTTTTTTTGCATTTTCATTCAATTCATTTTCAGACAATGCCAAAAGCAAGGCTGATGTAACAAATCGAAAAGCTGTTGCGGTCATTACTCTCGATGCGGCTTCGATTAATGCCTTTTTTAAAAAATATCCCAAACTTAAAAAATATCAGAAAGATGTTGAGGGGATTTATAAAGCCAAAGACTATAAATCTATTTGGTATGATGATAAAAGCATCACCGAATTTGGATCATTATTGTATCAGAAAGTCAACGTTCTGAAAGATCAGGGAATTGAAAGCAAAATGCCTTATAAGGAAGACATTGATGAGGCTTTTAATGAGAGTGCTGCCAATAAGCCATCGCAGCTTGATACCGAATTGCTACTCACGAGTATGTATGTGTTTTATGCGAGCAATGTGTATTCTGGCGTTGACCCTGCGACATTAAAAAAAATAGGATGGTACCTGCCTGCAAAATCTATTTCGTATGCACACATTTTAGATTCGTTGATGGTTGATTCAGATCGATTAGATAAAGATGACAATCTCTTATTCAGCCAATACTACAGACTGAAAGATGCTCTGAAAAAGTATCGTAAAATTGAAACCGATAATCTATGGCAGAAAATTACAATTGATAGCGCCACTTTTAAAGATTTAAGACCAGATGATACTGCAATTGCGATAAAACAGATTAGAAATCGTTTGTTTGTGGTTGGGGACTTAAAAAGAGATTCTGGAAGCGATATTTATGATGAGGAGCTGATGGCGGGAGTTTTAAATTATAAAAAAAGATATAATCTAAAAATAAATTATGCTATAACGAGAGACCATATCAATCAGATGAATGAACCGATTGGCAAAAGAATCAGAACCATCATGCTGAATATGGAAAGATGCCGATGGATTCCGACCAAATTGGCTAAAGCAGATGAATATATTATGGTTAATATTCCTTCATTTAGGCTGTTTTATGTTAAGGACGGAAAGTATGATCTTGTTTCGGATATTTTTGTTGGGAATAGGCTTAGCGAGACTGTAATTTTTAGCGGCAATATGGATCGAATCGTTTTTAGCCCTTATTGGTATGTGCCGACAAGCATTATCCAAAATGAATTGAAACTTCAGATTGCAAATGATAAAAATTATCTGGCAGAACATAATATGGAATGGAATGGGGGGAAAGTGCGACAAAAACCTGGACCAAAAAATTCTTTGGGATTAGTAAAATTTATGTTTCCAAATCCGAACGATATTTATATGCATGATACGCCTGCAAAAAGTTTGTTCGAATTTGAAAAACGTACTTTTAGCCATGGCTGCATAAATGTGAAAGAAGCCAAACAGCTTGCATTGCATATTTTAAAAGATGATCCAGACTGGCCAGTAGATAAAATTGAGAGCGCAATGAGCGGTGAGAAAGAAACAACCTGTATGCTTAAACGCAAAATTCCGGTTTATATAGGTTATTTTACCTGCTGGGTTCAGGACAATGGAGAAGTCAATTTTTTTCCAGACGTATATGACCGCGACCAAAGTTTGGATAAGCTGATTTATAATGATGCGGTAACGATGAAAGATTAA